DNA sequence from the Sulfurimonas sp. HSL3-1 genome:
CGGCGACAACGCGGCGGCGATGCGTTATACCGAAGCGCGTATGACCAAATACGCCGGGGAGCTTCTCAAGGACCTCGACAAAGAGACCGTCAATATGATCGACAACTACGACGCGACGACCCAGGAGCCCGAAATCCTGCCGACCCGCGTCCCGAACCTGCTGATCAACGGTTCATCCGGTATCGCCGTCGGTATGGCCACCAACATCCCGCCGCACAACCCCAAAGAGGTCCTGTCGGCCCTCGTGCACCTTGTCGATAACCCCAAAGCGACCCTGCCGGACATCATGCACTACATCAAGGCTCCGGACTTCCCAACCGGCGGTACGATTTTCGGCAAAAAAGGGATCATCGACGCCTATGAAACCGGCCGCGGCCGCATCAAGGTCCGTGCGAAGACCCATATCGAGCAGACCCGCAAAAAAGAGATCATCGTCATCGATGAACTCCCCTACATGGTCAACAAGGCGCGCCTGATCGAAAGCATTGCCAACCTTGTGAAGGACAAGCAGATCGAGGGGATCAGCGAGATCCGCGACGAATCCGACCGCGAAGGTATCCGTGTCGTCATCGAGCTCAAACGCGACGCGATGAGCGAGATCGTCCTCAACAACCTTTTCAAATCGACCAATATGCAGACGACCTTCGGGATCATCATGCTCTCCATCCTCAACCAGGAACCGCGCGTTTTCCCGATCCTGGAGATGTTGAACCACTTTATCAACCACCGCAAAACGGTCATTATCCGCCGTACGATCTTCGACCTTGAAAAGGCTAAGGCGCGTGCGCACATTCTCGAAGGTCTGAAGAAGGCGCTGGACCACATCGATGCGATCATCAAGCTGATCCGCGCCAGCAAAGACACCGAAAGCGCCAAAGAGGGGCTTATTTCCGAGTTCGATTTCAGCCCGGTCCAGGCCCAGGCGATCCTCGATATGCGCCTGCAGAAGCTGACCGGGCTTGAGCGTGAAAAGATCGAGAACGAACTCAAAGAGCTGCTTGAACTCATCGAGTATCTCGAGAGCGTTCTGCGCAGCGAAGATGTGCTCCGCGGCATCATCAAAGAGGAGTTCAACGAGGTGATGGAGGTCTACGACGATCCGCGCCGTACGGACATCGAAGACGACTACGACGATATCGATATCGAGGACCTGATCCCGAACGAGCCGATGGTCGTTACCATCACCCACCGCGGCTACATCAAACGCGTGCCGCTGGTGAACTATGAGAAACAGCGCCGCGGCGGCAAAGGCAAGACCGCCGTCACGACTTACGAGGATGACTTCATCGAAAGCTTCTTCACCTGCAACACCCACGATACGCTGATGTTCGTCACCGACCGCGGGCAGCTGCACTGGCTGAAGGTCTACCGCATTCCGGAGGGCTCCCGTACCGCCAAAGGCAAAGCGGTCGTCAACCTGATCCAGCTCCAACCGGACGAAAAGATCCAGTCGATCATCCCGACGGAGGACTTCA
Encoded proteins:
- the gyrA gene encoding DNA gyrase subunit A codes for the protein MSEPLDNSEIENINIEESLQSSYLDYSMSVIIGRALPDVRDGLKPVHRRILYAMDKLNLSAGAKYKKSARIVGDVIGQYHPHGDTAVYDALVRMAQPFSMRMTLVDGQGNFGSIDGDNAAAMRYTEARMTKYAGELLKDLDKETVNMIDNYDATTQEPEILPTRVPNLLINGSSGIAVGMATNIPPHNPKEVLSALVHLVDNPKATLPDIMHYIKAPDFPTGGTIFGKKGIIDAYETGRGRIKVRAKTHIEQTRKKEIIVIDELPYMVNKARLIESIANLVKDKQIEGISEIRDESDREGIRVVIELKRDAMSEIVLNNLFKSTNMQTTFGIIMLSILNQEPRVFPILEMLNHFINHRKTVIIRRTIFDLEKAKARAHILEGLKKALDHIDAIIKLIRASKDTESAKEGLISEFDFSPVQAQAILDMRLQKLTGLEREKIENELKELLELIEYLESVLRSEDVLRGIIKEEFNEVMEVYDDPRRTDIEDDYDDIDIEDLIPNEPMVVTITHRGYIKRVPLVNYEKQRRGGKGKTAVTTYEDDFIESFFTCNTHDTLMFVTDRGQLHWLKVYRIPEGSRTAKGKAVVNLIQLQPDEKIQSIIPTEDFSEEKSLVFFTENGIVKRTNLSEFSNIRSNGVRAIVLDDEDTLITAKIATTETKYLFILTKYAQCIKFEIDKTRDQGRSTRGVRGIKFKHDGDRVVDANIIDSDEQEILTVSEKGIGKRTTAGEYRLTNRAGSGVIAMKLNAKTGQHVVGCVIVNENMDMMALTKAGKMIRVDMESISKSSRNTSGVYIVKGDDVVSISRCPKKEPVTDEEDDGEEGGSESVQIEPEQQSFDLE